The Trichocoleus sp. FACHB-46 genome has a window encoding:
- a CDS encoding helix-turn-helix domain-containing protein, translating to MAFHQDYLGVEQPAIGQLIRELRQTLKLTQEKFAAQLGVSFPTINRWENGHATPSPLALRQIELLLNQLVESPDGALRECSQAIQGKYLPSRKLKA from the coding sequence GTGGCTTTTCATCAGGACTATTTAGGGGTCGAACAACCTGCCATTGGTCAACTGATTCGGGAACTCCGCCAAACCTTGAAGCTGACCCAGGAGAAGTTTGCCGCGCAACTCGGAGTCAGCTTTCCCACCATCAATCGTTGGGAAAACGGACATGCCACCCCTTCCCCCTTAGCACTCAGACAAATTGAACTCTTGCTAAACCAGTTGGTTGAGTCACCTGATGGAGCTTTACGGGAATGCAGTCAGGCAATCCAAGGAAAATACCTTCCCTCAAGGAAGCTAAAGGCATGA